Within Candidatus Oleimmundimicrobium sp., the genomic segment TATGTGTGCGTTGTCCTCTGACAGGAAGTCCTCGTCTGTGTCGGAACCCTCTATAACAACCTATCTCCATCAACCGCTTGATATTTTGAGATATTTCACGGCGAAGATCTCCTTCAATCTGAAAATTTTTATTAATATACTCTCTTAGTCGTGTAGCTTCTTCTTCGGTTAAATTACGAACCCGAGTATCTTTATCTACCCCAGTTGCCTTCAAAATTTCATTTGCCCCTGATTTTCCTATCCCATATATATAAGTTAAACCAATTTCAACCCTTTTATCTCTCGGTAAATCTATGCCCGCGATTCTTGCCAATTGTCTTCCCTCCATCAAAATATATCAATGAATAAACTTGTTTATCCTTGCCTTTGTTTGTGCCTTGGGTTTTCACAAATAACCCGTACGCGTCCTTTTCGCTTTATAATCTTACATTTTTCACAAATCTTTTTAACTGATGGCTTAACTTTCATAGTTGTATCTCCTGCTTAGCTTATTTATGCCTATATGTAATACGTCCTCTACTCAAATTATAAGGAGAAAGCTCTACAGTAACCTTATCTCCTGGAAGAATCCTAATATAGTGCATCCTCATTTTTCCTGAAATATGAGCTAAAATTATATACTCATTGTCAAGCTTTACCCTAAACATAGCGTTTGGTAAAGTTTCTACAACCTCTCCATCTACCTCAATTGTTTCTTCTTTTTTGGCTACCAAAATAAACCATTTCCTTCCACTACTTGCAAGCCACGAAAAGGAATTATAACAAAAATATAATCTTAAGTCTACCAGAAAGTTAAAATATCCGAACCTTCAGGTGTTATTACAACAGTATGTTCAAAATGAGCCGACAAACTTCCATCACAAGTTACAACTGTCCAATTATTTTTCAAAATTTTTACACTATAATTTCCCATATTTACCATTGGCTCGATGGCAAATACCATACCTTTTTTTAAGGTCGGGCCTCGATTCGGTAACCCATAATTTGGAATCGGAGGATCTTCATGCAGCTTCAAACCCACTCCGTGGCCCACAAAATCTCTTACAATAGAAAAACCGGCATTTTCTACCACTTTTTGAATAGCGTGAGATATATCATAAAGCTTATTTCCAACAACACACTTTTCAATTCCTGCCGAAAGCGCTTTTCGCGTTACATTAATAAGGGTACTTGCCTGTTCAGAAATTTTGCCTACAGGAAAAGTTGCAGCTGCGTCTGCGTAACAACCTTGATACTCAACCCCTACATCTATGCCAACAATATCCCCTGACCTGATTTTCCGCGAGCCGGGAATCCCGTGA encodes:
- the rpsM gene encoding 30S ribosomal protein S13, whose protein sequence is MARIAGIDLPRDKRVEIGLTYIYGIGKSGANEILKATGVDKDTRVRNLTEEEATRLREYINKNFQIEGDLRREISQNIKRLMEIGCYRGFRHRRGLPVRGQRTHTNARTRKGPRRAVGAKKKSK
- the rpmJ gene encoding 50S ribosomal protein L36, which produces MKVKPSVKKICEKCKIIKRKGRVRVICENPRHKQRQG
- the infA gene encoding translation initiation factor IF-1, whose product is MVAKKEETIEVDGEVVETLPNAMFRVKLDNEYIILAHISGKMRMHYIRILPGDKVTVELSPYNLSRGRITYRHK
- the map gene encoding type I methionyl aminopeptidase, translated to MIIIKSSDEIKRIREAGKIVGTAIKKIENLIEPGMTTAEIDDIVQSTITKMGGRPAFKGYRGFPASACVSVNEEVVHGIPGSRKIRSGDIVGIDVGVEYQGCYADAAATFPVGKISEQASTLINVTRKALSAGIEKCVVGNKLYDISHAIQKVVENAGFSIVRDFVGHGVGLKLHEDPPIPNYGLPNRGPTLKKGMVFAIEPMVNMGNYSVKILKNNWTVVTCDGSLSAHFEHTVVITPEGSDILTFW